One window of Vitis riparia cultivar Riparia Gloire de Montpellier isolate 1030 chromosome 5, EGFV_Vit.rip_1.0, whole genome shotgun sequence genomic DNA carries:
- the LOC117915033 gene encoding cellulose synthase-like protein G2, with protein MEGSLPRHLCHVQKSSAIINRFHALIHSTALIALIYYRASFLLQNTDTISGHTPIIPWLLVFAGELVLSFIWLLEQAYRWRPVTRAVFPERLPEDKQLPSIDVFICTVDPKKEPTLEVMNTVISAMALDYPPEKLHVYVSDDGGSSLTLYGMKEAWEFARSWVPFCRTHGIKTPCPKAYFSSLEDGDGSEFLGTEFMAERRRVQIEYENFKARLRTASKEGGIRNESMSSPRDHPPGVEVIGADQVEMPLLVYVSREKRPSHPHHFKAGALNVLLRVSGIISNSPYILILDCDMYCNDPTSAQKAMCFHLDPKISPTLAFVQFPQRFHNISKNDIYDSGLRSAFSILLEGLDGLQGPILCGTCFYIKRVAFYGSFIQDDIDILKLRESFGPSNEFIRSLGQNYKPSVSEDGNSLSTIHLQETQLLASCSYENQTMWGKEVGFLYQSVVEDYLTGFIMHCRGWTSVYCNPSKPQFLGSGVTNMNDMLVQGTRWSSGLFDVAISKFSPLIYGPLRMSILESFCYAYLAYFPLYFISVWCFGIIPQLCLLNGIPLYPKVSDSFRMIFAFIFLSSLSKHLYEVLFTGGSFQTWMNEQRNWMIKSVTCHLYGSMDAIMKKIGMREASFLTTNKVVDNEEEKLYQMGKFDFRTSTAILAPVVILVISNMAAFMVGLARVIAAGNWDKMFVQVVLSFYILIMSYPIVEGMILRKDKGRVPPSITLLSTVLAMVLLTLGSTALMY; from the exons ATGGAAGGCTCACTCCCTCGCCATCTTTGCCATGTCCAAAAATCATCTGCCATCATCAACAGATTCCATGCTCTTATTCATTCCACAGCTTTAATTGCTCTGATCTACTACAGAGCTTCTTTTCTCCTCCAAAACACTGATACTATATCAGGACACACGCCTATCATACCATGGCTTCTGGTCTTTGCTGGTGAGCTGGTTCTCTCCTTTATATGGCTTCTCGAGCAAGCTTATCGTTGGAGGCCCGTTACTCGCGCCGTCTTCCCAGAAAGACTACCAGAAGATAAACAACTGCCGTCTATTGACGTGTTCATATGCACTGTGGATCCAAAGAAGGAACCCACTTTGGAGGTTATGAACACTGTAATATCAGCCATGGCATTAGATTATCCCCCGGAGAAGCTTCATGTGTATGTTTCGGATGATGGAGGTTCTTCTCTAACGCTGTATGGCATGAAAGAGGCGTGGGAGTTTGCAAGGTCGTGGGTGCCCTTCTGCAGGACCCATGGCATCAAAACCCCGTGTCCTAAGGCTTATTTTTCGTCACTGGAGGACGGAGATGGTTCTGAGTTCCTAGGAACCGAGTTCATGGCAGAGAGGCGCAGAGTTCAG ATCGAATACGAAAATTTTAAAGCTCGCTTGAGGACAGCTAGTAAAGAGGGTGGAATCAGAAATGAAAGCATGAGCAGCCCTAGAGATCATCCTCCAGGCGTCGAG GTGATTGGTGCAGACCAGGTTGAGATGCCTCTGCTTGTTTATGTTTCTCGTGAGAAAAGACCTTCTCATCCGCATCATTTCAAGGCTGGAGCTCTCAACGTTCTT CTCCGGGTCTCCGGCATTATAAGCAATTCTCCCTACATACTAATATTGGATTGTGACATGTATTGCAATGATCCAACCTCTGCCCAGAAAGCAATGTGTTTTCATCTTGATCCAAAGATTTCACCCACACTGGCTTTTGTGCAATTCCCTCAGAGATTCCACAACATTAGTAAAAATGATATCTATGACAGTGGACTAAGGTCGGCATTCTCG ATATTATTGGAAGGATTGGATGGGCTACAAGGTCCAATCTTGTGTGGCACCTGCTTTTACATAAAGAGAGTGGCCTTTTATGGAAGTTTCATACAAGAtg ATATTGATATCTTGAAACTTAGAGAATCTTTTGGTCCTTCTAACGAGTTCATCAGATCCCTTGGCCAAAACTACAAGCCTAGTGTGAGCGAGGATGGGAACAGCTTGAGTACAATACATCTACAAGAGACCCAACTCTTAGCTTCTTGCTCTTACGAAAATCAGACAATGTGGGGTAAAGAG GTAGGGTTCTTGTATCAATCAGTTGTTGAAGATTACTTAACAGGATTCATCATGCACTGTCGAGGATGGACTTCTGTCTATTGTAATCCATCCAAGCCACAGTTCTTGGGTAGTGGCGTAACCAATATGAATGATATGTTGGTCCAAGGCACAAGATGGAGCTCTGGGTTGTTTGATGTTGCCATCTCAAAGTTCTCGCCGCTCATATATGGGCCATTGAGAATGTCTATCCTTGAGAGTTTTTGTTATGCCTACCTTGCCTATTTCCCACTCTATTTTATATCAGTCTGGTGTTTTGGCATCATCCCTCAGCTGTGTCTACTTAATGGCATCCCTTTGTACCCTAAG GTTTCAGACTCATTTCGCATGATatttgctttcatttttctatCATCTCTTTCTAAACATTTGTACGAGGTGCTATTCACGGGAGGGTCATTCCAGACATGGATGAATGAACAAAGGAATTGGATGATAAAGTCGGTAACATGTCATCTTTATGGAAGTATGGATGCTATTATGAAGAAGATTGGTATGAGAGAAGCCAGTTTCTTAACCACAAATAAAGTTGTGgataatgaagaagaaaagctATACCAAATGGGTAAATTTGATTTTCGAACCTCTACTGCGATACTTGCTCCAGTGGTCATCCTAGTCATCTCGAACATGGCTGCATTCATGGTGGGTCTTGCTAGAGTAATTGCAGCAGGCAATTGGGACAAAATGTTTGTACAAGTTGTCCTCTCATTTTACATCCTAATTATGAGTTACCCTATAGTTGAAGGGATGATACTGCGAAAGGACAAGGGTCGCGTTCCACCTTCTATCACTCTATTATCTACTGTTCTTGCCATGGTTTTATTGACTTTAGGGTCCACTGCTCTAATGTATTAA